In Shewanella glacialimarina, the genomic stretch TACGCCAAAGTCTTTACAGTTTTGCGCTAAGGTTTCAACTTGAATACGCGCCATTGGGCTTAGTGCATCAAGGCTGGCACTTTTAGTTGAGGTATTGTGATCCATGGTCGCAAAAGTTTTTTCTGGTGAGCGTAATTTACGCCCCGCAACCTTTAAGCCACTAAACGCTTGCGGCGATGTCACCTCGTGCACTAGGTGACGATCCACATAAATAATTGGCGCCTCAGCTTCTGGGCTAGCGACTATGTGTGCATCCCATACTTTTTCGTACAATGTTTTTGCGCTAGTTTGCGTCATTAGACACCTTCCTTAATAGCATTAGCGATGAAATCACCCATTTGCTTGGTCGATTTGGCTTGGTCGCGCTTCTCTGCTGTTAATAATTCGCCAGTTAAAAAGCCCGCTGATAATGCTTTACTTACGGCACGCTCAATGGCGGTTGCCGCGGCTTCTTCTTTAAAGCTGTGACGTAGCATTAATGCTGCAGATAAAATTTGTGCTACTGGGTTGGCAATACCAAGACCGGCAATATCTGGCGCACTACCACCAGCGGGTTCAAACAAACCAAAACCAGTGCTGTTCATGCTGGCCGATGATAATAAGCCCATAGAGCCGGTTAACATGGCGATTTCATCAGAGATAATGTCACCAAAAAGGTTTGAACATAACATCACATCGAACTCATTTGGACGACGTAATAATTGCATGGTCGCATTATCAATATAGATATGCTCAAGCTCAACATCAGGGAAGTCTATCGCAACTTCTTCAACCACTTGACGCCATAATACCGAGCACGCTAGCACGTTAGCTTTATCGACTGAGGTGACTTTCTTTTTGCGCCCGCGCGCGGCTTCAAATGCGATACGGGCAATACGGCTAATTTCACGGCGGCTATAACGCATAGTGTCAAAAGCTTCTTCATCGTCCCCTTCGCCCTGGCGCCCTTTTGGCTTACCAAAGTAAATACCACCTGTTAGCTCACGCACACACAACACGTCAAAACCACGGGCTGATATGTCACTACGTAA encodes the following:
- the leuB gene encoding 3-isopropylmalate dehydrogenase is translated as MSYQVAVLSGDGIGPEVMAEARKVLIEVEARFKLDIKYTEYDVGGIAIDNHGCPLPDATLKGCEAADAILFGSVGGPKWEKLPPNDQPERGALLPLRGHFELFCNLRPAKLHDGLEHMSPLRSDISARGFDVLCVRELTGGIYFGKPKGRQGEGDDEEAFDTMRYSRREISRIARIAFEAARGRKKKVTSVDKANVLACSVLWRQVVEEVAIDFPDVELEHIYIDNATMQLLRRPNEFDVMLCSNLFGDIISDEIAMLTGSMGLLSSASMNSTGFGLFEPAGGSAPDIAGLGIANPVAQILSAALMLRHSFKEEAAATAIERAVSKALSAGFLTGELLTAEKRDQAKSTKQMGDFIANAIKEGV